One Rosa chinensis cultivar Old Blush chromosome 5, RchiOBHm-V2, whole genome shotgun sequence genomic region harbors:
- the LOC112164221 gene encoding mediator of RNA polymerase II transcription subunit 15a has translation MGFMWNCRKESKGNQEVSKVHSKVLLHLSQSTSLSLSASLKILMDTNINSDQRPPQGGEAPDDTGNWRMYLMPDSRQRVVNKIFETLKMHLPFSGQEGLLELKRIALRFEEKVYAIASSQSDYLRKISLKMLTMEAAEVATSPPSNLKRHRVLAFETD, from the exons ATGG GATTCATGTGGAATTGTAGAAAAGAAAGTAAAGGTAACCAAGAAGTTAGTAAAGTCCACAGCAAAGTTCTTCTTCATTTGAGTCAGTCAACCTCTCTGTCTTTATCAGCCTCTCTCAAG ATTTTGATGGATACCAATATCAACAGTGATCAGAGGCCTCCACAGGGTGGAGAAGCCCCAGATGACACCGGCAATTGGAGGATGTACTTGATGCCAGATTCAAGACAAAGAGTTGTCAACAAGAT ATTTGAAACGTTGAAGATGCACCTCCCCTTCTCTGGCCAAGAGGGGTTACTTGAACTGAAGAGAATTGCTTTAAGGTTTGAGGAAAAGGTGTATGCTATTGCATCAAGCCAG TCGGATTATCTACGAAAAATTTCTCTGAAGATGCTTACCATGGAGGCTGCGGAAGTTGCAACCAGTCCCCCCTCCAACCTGAAACGGCATCGTGTCCTTGCTTTTGAAACAGATTAA
- the LOC112202539 gene encoding sugar carrier protein C has protein sequence MPAVGIARGGGKEYAGKLTGYVLVTCIIAAMGGLIFGYDIGISGGVTSMDSFLKKFFPSVYRKKQLDKSTNQYCQYDSQTLTMFTSSLYLAALMASVVAATVTRKCGRKLSMFFGGVLFCAGAIINGAAHAVWMLILGRILLGFGIGFSNQSVPLYLSEMAPSKSRGALNICFQLSITVGILVANLLNYFFAKIEGGWGWRLSLGGAMVPALIITVGSLILPDTPNSMIERGQHEEAKTQLRRIRGVDDVSEEFNDLVIASDESNKIEDPWKNLLQRKYRPQLCMAILIPFFQQLTGINVIMFYAPVLFNTIGFGSDASLISAVITGLVNVAATIVSMYGVDKWGRRKLFLEGGTQMLICQIVVAACIGAKFGLDGNAGNLPKWYAIVVVVFICTYVAGFAWSWGPLGWLVPSEIFPMEIRSAAQSVNVSVNMIFTFIVAQVFLTMLCHMKFGLFIFFAFFVCVMSVFVYFFLPETKGIPIEEMSRVWKQHWYWKRFVTDEDYPNDGYEMSKSTISDIV, from the coding sequence ATGCCTGCCGTAGGTATTGCCAGAGGTGGGGGCAAGGAGTATGCCGGAAAACTCACTGGCTATGTTCTGGTAACATGCATCATCGCCGCCATGGGAGGGCTGATTTTCGGCTACGACATTGGAATCTCCGGTGGTGTAACGTCCATGGACTCGTTCCTGAAAAAGTTCTTTCCTTCTGTGTACCGTAAGAAGCAGCTGGACAAGTCTACCAACCAGTACTGCCAGTATGACAGTCAGACGTTGACCATGTTCACGTCTTCCTTATACTTGgctgctctcatggcctcaGTTGTGGCAGCCACCGTGACTCGGAAGTGTGGCCGGAAATTGTCCATGTTCTTCGGTGGTGTTCTCTTCTGCGCCGGCGCCATCATCAATGGCGCTGCGCATGCTGTGTGGATGTTGATTCTTGGCCGGATACTCCTCGGTTTCGGTATCGGATTCTCCAATCAGTCTGTGCCACTCTACTTGTCTGAGATGGCGCCATCCAAGTCCAGAGGAGCTCTCAACATCTGTTTCCAGCTTTCTATCACAGTTGGTATCCTTGTCGCCAATTTGTTGAATTATTTCTTTGCCAAGATAGAGGGCGGTTGGGGATGGCGTTTGAGTTTGGGTGGTGCAATGGTCCCTGCCCTTATCATCACCGTTGGCTCCCTAATATTACCAGACACACCAAACTCTATGATCGAGCGCGGCCAGCACGAGGAGGCCAAGACCCAACTCCGGAGGATTCGCGGTGTTGATGATGTCAGCGAGGAGTTCAATGACCTTGTTATAGCTAGCGATGAGTCCAACAAGATAGAGGATCCATGGAAGAATCTGCTCCAGAGGAAGTACAGGCCCCAGCTTTGCATGGCAATTCTGATTCCATTCTTTCAGCAGCTTACCGGTATCAATGTGATCATGTTCTATGCTCCTGTGTTGTTCAACACAATTGGTTTCGGAAGTGATGCTTCTCTCATATCGGCTGTGATCACCGGACTTGTTAATGTTGCTGCAACAATAGTTTCGATGTATGGTGTTGATAAGTGGGGAAGGAGGAAGCTCTTCCTTGAGGGAGGAACTCAAATGTTGATATGTCAAATAGTTGTGGCGGCTTGCATTGGTGCAAAATTTGGATTGGATGGAAATGCCGGTAACTTGCCAAAGTGGTATGCAATTGTTGTGGTAGTTTTCATCTGCACATATGTAGCAGGGTTTGCTTGGTCATGGGGTCCTCTAGGGTGGCTAGTCCCTAGTGAAATCTTTCCCATGGAAATCCGATCAGCTGCTCAGAGTGTCAATGTCTCAGTCAACATGATCTTCACCTTCATTGTGGCTCAAGTCTTCTTGACAATGTTGTGCCACATGAAATTCgggctcttcatcttcttcgcaTTCTTCGTGTGTGTCATGTCCGTTTTCGTGTACTTTTTCTTGCCCGAGACAAAGGGGATCCCAATTGAAGAGATGAGCAGGGTTTGGAAGCAGCATTGGTACTGGAAGAGATTTGTTACCGATGAAGACTACCCCAACGATGGTTATGAGATGAGCAAGTCAACAATTTCCGACATTGTGTAA
- the LOC112202540 gene encoding sugar carrier protein C-like, producing MDSFLKKFFPSVYRKKELDKSTNQYCQYDSQTLTMFTSSLYLAALMASVVAATVTRKFGRKLSMLFGGLLFCSGAIINGAAKAVWMLILGRILLGFGIGFSNQSVPLYLSEMAPSKSRGALNIGFQLSITVGILVANLLNYFFAKIEGGWGWRLSLGGAMVPALIITIGSLILPDTPNSMIERGQHEEAKTQLRMIRGVDDVSDELNDLVMASDESKKIEDPWRNLLQRKYRPQLCMAILIPFFQQLTGINVIMFYAPVLFNTIGFGSDASLISAVITGLVNVAATIVSMYGVDKWGRRKLFLEGGTQMLICQIVVAALHWCKIWIVVGE from the coding sequence ATGGACTCGTTCCTGAAAAAGTTCTTTCCTTCTGTGTACCGTAAGAAGGAGCTGGACAAGTCTACCAACCAGTACTGCCAGTATGACAGTCAGACGTTGACCATGTTCACGTCTTCCTTATACTTGgctgctctcatggcctcaGTTGTGGCAGCCACCGTGACTCGGAAGTTTGGCCGGAAATTGTCCATGCTCTTCGGTGGTCTTCTCTTCTGCTCCGGCGCCATCATCAATGGCGCTGCCAAGGCTGTGTGGATGTTGATTCTTGGCCGGATACTCCTCGGTTTCGGTATCGGATTCTCCAATCAGTCTGTGCCACTCTACTTGTCTGAGATGGCGCCATCCAAGTCCAGAGGAGCTCTCAACATTGGTTTCCAGCTTTCTATCACAGTTGGTATCCTTGTCGCCAATTTGTTGAATTACTTCTTTGCCAAGATAGAGGGCGGTTGGGGATGGCGTTTGAGTTTGGGTGGTGCAATGGTCCCTGCCCTTATCATCACCATTGGCTCCCTAATCTTACCAGACACACCAAACTCTATGATCGAGCGCGGCCAGCACGAGGAGGCCAAGACCCAACTCCGGATGATTCGCGGTGTTGATGATGTCAGCGACGAGTTGAATGACCTTGTTATGGCTAGTGATGAGTCCAAGAAGATAGAAGATCCATGGAGGAATCTGCTCCAGAGGAAGTACAGGCCCCAACTTTGCATGGCAATTCTGATTCCATTCTTTCAGCAGCTTACCGGTATCAATGTGATCATGTTCTATGCTCCTGTGTTGTTCAACACAATTGGTTTCGGAAGTGATGCTTCTCTCATATCAGCTGTGATCACCGGACTTGTTAATGTTGCTGCAACAATCGTTTCGATGTATGGTGTTGATAAGTGGGGAAGAAGGAAACTCTTCCTTGAGGGAGGAACTCAAATGTTGATATGCCAAATAGTTGTGGCGGCTTTGCATTGGTGCAAAATTTggattgttgtaggagaatag